Proteins encoded by one window of Halosolutus amylolyticus:
- the paaB gene encoding 1,2-phenylacetyl-CoA epoxidase subunit PaaB, which translates to MIWEVFRQEKTGEYHTHCGNVHAPDREMAKQFAAIQHGRRKPTNSLWVVPRDEVGEIDAEDVAFGGTTDKSYRWATAYSTTGQDAREVIESEDEQATAERQRGDD; encoded by the coding sequence ATGATCTGGGAAGTGTTCCGACAGGAGAAGACCGGGGAGTACCACACCCACTGCGGCAACGTCCACGCGCCCGATCGGGAGATGGCCAAGCAGTTCGCCGCCATCCAGCACGGCCGGCGCAAGCCCACGAATAGCCTCTGGGTCGTCCCGCGGGACGAGGTCGGCGAGATCGACGCCGAGGACGTCGCCTTCGGCGGGACGACGGACAAGAGCTACCGCTGGGCGACGGCGTACAGCACGACCGGGCAGGACGCCCGCGAGGTCATCGAATCGGAGGACGAACAGGCGACGGCCGAACGACAGCGGGGTGACGACTGA
- the paaA gene encoding 1,2-phenylacetyl-CoA epoxidase subunit PaaA has product MELDTVKDRAGPREFSPADDLPEEYRKAATRMIEFHANSEIMGAYLERPFIRQAPSIDRKLAFSAKVQDEIGHGQLLYRAAESLGVKTREEMLDDLANGDGKFLNCFHYPMESWPETAMIAFFVDGAAMRRQATLRRTSWEPYAHAMDKVCFEEGFHVKHGEDILATLMSGSRKEQRMTQEAFETWWPRIIQFFGPTDDKSTHHDFAASVGLKQQSNDELRTAFLNQYIPKAEKYGLEIPDEPRIRENDEGDYEVVESDLAWDEFFTIAKNEYEPGLGQIDGRKAAQEAVQWVRDTIESDATAAGGHAPQAAD; this is encoded by the coding sequence ATGGAGCTCGACACAGTGAAAGATCGGGCGGGGCCGCGGGAGTTCAGCCCCGCCGACGATCTCCCCGAGGAGTACCGGAAGGCGGCGACGCGGATGATCGAATTCCACGCCAACAGCGAGATCATGGGCGCGTACCTTGAGCGGCCGTTCATCCGCCAGGCGCCGAGTATCGATCGGAAACTGGCGTTCTCGGCGAAGGTCCAGGACGAGATCGGCCACGGTCAGTTGCTCTACCGCGCCGCCGAATCGCTCGGCGTCAAGACCCGCGAGGAGATGCTCGACGACCTGGCCAACGGCGACGGAAAGTTCCTCAACTGCTTTCACTACCCGATGGAGTCGTGGCCCGAGACGGCGATGATCGCCTTCTTCGTCGACGGCGCGGCGATGCGTCGCCAGGCCACGCTCCGGCGGACGAGCTGGGAACCGTACGCCCACGCGATGGACAAGGTGTGTTTCGAAGAAGGGTTCCACGTCAAACACGGCGAGGACATCCTCGCAACGCTGATGAGCGGTTCGCGGAAGGAACAGCGGATGACCCAGGAGGCCTTCGAGACGTGGTGGCCCCGCATCATCCAGTTCTTCGGGCCGACCGACGACAAGAGCACGCACCACGACTTCGCGGCCTCGGTGGGGCTGAAACAGCAGTCCAACGACGAACTCCGGACTGCTTTCCTCAACCAGTACATCCCCAAGGCGGAGAAGTACGGCCTCGAGATTCCCGACGAGCCCCGCATCCGCGAGAACGACGAGGGCGATTACGAGGTCGTCGAGAGCGACCTCGCCTGGGACGAGTTCTTCACGATCGCGAAGAACGAGTACGAACCCGGGCTCGGCCAGATCGACGGCCGCAAGGCCGCACAGGAGGCCGTCCAGTGGGTCCGCGACACGATCGAATCCGACGCCACAGCCGCCGGCGGCCACGCGCCGCAGGCGGCCGACTGA
- the pdhA gene encoding pyruvate dehydrogenase (acetyl-transferring) E1 component subunit alpha: MSAYDDADQHVNSEPTQLDDDPIRVLDEDGNVLPNAAVPDLSDEELLAMYEDIALARRFDQRAISLQRQGRIATYAPMTGQEGAQVATSYALDDQDWLFPTYREHAAKYVHGMSLESLLKPLRGIREGYAIPDDVNVMPEYIPIATQLPQAMGMAWGQQLQGQTDSAVLCHFGDGATSEGDFHEGLNFAGVFDVPAVFVCNNNQWAISVPRDRQTASETIAQKAAAYGLEGVRVDGLDPLAMYAVTRDALAKAKNPTGDERRPTLIEAVQYRYGAHTTADDPSVYREEDEADAWRQKDPLDRLRNYLSAEGILDEAVDAEIDDRVDAQIDDALATVEAVETDPERIFEHVYEEMPERLREQRDELLALRDKYGDDAFSEVLE, from the coding sequence ATGAGCGCATACGACGACGCAGACCAGCACGTGAATAGCGAGCCCACGCAACTCGACGACGACCCGATCCGGGTCCTGGACGAGGACGGGAACGTCCTCCCGAACGCGGCGGTTCCGGATCTCTCGGACGAAGAGTTGCTGGCGATGTACGAAGATATCGCGCTCGCACGCCGGTTCGACCAGCGTGCGATCAGCCTCCAGCGGCAGGGCCGCATCGCGACCTACGCGCCGATGACGGGCCAGGAAGGGGCCCAGGTTGCGACGAGCTACGCCCTCGACGACCAGGACTGGCTGTTCCCGACCTACCGCGAGCACGCAGCCAAGTACGTCCACGGGATGAGCCTCGAGTCACTCCTGAAACCGCTTCGTGGCATCCGAGAGGGGTACGCGATCCCGGATGACGTCAACGTCATGCCGGAGTACATCCCAATTGCGACGCAGTTGCCCCAGGCGATGGGGATGGCCTGGGGGCAGCAACTCCAGGGTCAGACCGACAGCGCCGTCCTGTGTCACTTCGGGGACGGGGCGACCTCCGAAGGCGACTTCCACGAAGGGCTGAACTTCGCCGGCGTGTTCGACGTCCCCGCCGTGTTCGTCTGCAACAACAACCAGTGGGCCATCTCCGTGCCTCGAGACCGGCAAACTGCGAGCGAAACGATCGCGCAGAAAGCCGCCGCCTACGGTCTCGAGGGCGTTCGCGTCGACGGACTCGATCCGCTCGCCATGTACGCGGTTACGCGCGATGCACTCGCGAAGGCGAAAAACCCGACCGGTGACGAACGGCGGCCGACGCTCATCGAGGCGGTCCAGTACCGCTACGGTGCCCACACGACTGCGGACGATCCGTCGGTCTACCGCGAGGAAGACGAGGCGGACGCGTGGCGACAGAAAGACCCCCTCGACCGCCTCCGGAACTACCTGTCCGCGGAGGGAATCCTCGACGAGGCGGTCGACGCCGAGATCGACGATCGGGTCGATGCCCAGATCGACGATGCGCTGGCGACCGTCGAGGCCGTCGAGACCGATCCGGAGCGGATCTTCGAACACGTCTACGAGGAGATGCCCGAGCGGCTTCGCGAGCAGCGGGACGAACTGCTCGCGCTCCGCGACAAGTACGGCGACGACGCGTTCTCGGAGGTGCTAGAATGA
- the paaK gene encoding phenylacetate--CoA ligase PaaK, with protein MSATVERTSREELRELQNERLRETVARAYERVPFYRETLDETGVSPSDIETVDDLRDLPFTTKSDFRDEYPDGLFAVDDEEIRRIHASSGTTGKPKIVAYTAADLDRWNEVMARSMAAAGIERGETFQNAYDYGLFTGGLGFHGGAEELGTTVIPASSGNTQRQVELARDLGSDAIGCTPSYALYLAETAEEMGVDPRNLSISTVLYGAEPCTEPMREEIETRLDATGIENYGLSELIGPGVAVECHEAQAGMHIWEDHFYPEVIDPQTGEVLPEGEEGELVLTSLTKEALPVLRYRTGDLTALTAEECDCGRTMVRMDSVTGRADDLLIVRGVNLYPSQIEDVVLEFDAVAPHYRIDLYREDALDRFELTIELVAGFAGDRDRLRTDVLARLQNALSITPDTLELVEHGSIERTEVGKVKRVYDHR; from the coding sequence ATGTCTGCGACTGTCGAACGAACGTCCCGTGAGGAGTTACGGGAGTTACAGAACGAACGGCTCCGCGAAACCGTAGCGCGCGCCTACGAGCGCGTCCCGTTCTATCGCGAGACCCTCGACGAAACCGGCGTTTCGCCGTCGGATATCGAAACGGTCGACGACCTTCGGGATCTGCCGTTTACGACTAAATCCGACTTCCGTGACGAGTATCCGGATGGGCTGTTCGCCGTCGACGACGAGGAGATCCGCCGTATCCACGCCTCCTCCGGCACCACCGGCAAGCCGAAGATCGTCGCCTACACCGCCGCCGACCTCGACCGCTGGAACGAGGTCATGGCGCGATCGATGGCGGCGGCGGGCATCGAACGGGGGGAGACGTTCCAGAACGCCTACGACTACGGGCTGTTCACGGGCGGGCTCGGATTCCACGGCGGCGCGGAGGAACTCGGGACGACGGTGATCCCCGCGAGCAGCGGGAACACCCAGCGACAGGTCGAACTCGCGCGCGATCTGGGGAGCGACGCGATCGGCTGTACGCCGTCGTACGCGCTGTATCTCGCCGAGACGGCCGAAGAGATGGGCGTCGACCCGCGGAACCTGTCGATCTCGACGGTTCTCTACGGAGCGGAACCCTGTACCGAACCGATGCGCGAGGAGATCGAAACGCGGCTCGACGCGACGGGGATCGAGAACTACGGCCTCTCCGAACTGATCGGGCCGGGCGTCGCCGTCGAGTGCCACGAGGCCCAGGCGGGGATGCACATATGGGAGGACCACTTCTACCCCGAGGTGATCGACCCGCAGACCGGCGAGGTGCTCCCCGAAGGCGAAGAGGGCGAACTCGTGTTGACGTCGCTGACGAAAGAAGCGCTTCCGGTACTCCGGTATCGCACCGGCGATCTCACCGCTCTCACCGCGGAGGAGTGTGACTGTGGCCGGACGATGGTCCGGATGGACAGCGTCACCGGTCGCGCCGACGACCTCCTCATCGTCCGCGGGGTCAACCTCTACCCCAGCCAGATCGAGGACGTCGTCCTCGAGTTCGACGCGGTTGCCCCCCACTACCGGATCGACCTCTACCGGGAGGACGCCCTCGATCGGTTCGAACTCACGATCGAACTGGTGGCGGGCTTTGCCGGTGACAGGGACCGACTTCGTACGGACGTCCTCGCACGGCTACAGAACGCGCTGTCGATCACGCCCGATACGCTCGAACTTGTCGAACACGGGTCGATCGAGCGCACCGAGGTCGGGAAGGTAAAGCGCGTCTACGACCACCGGTAA
- the paaC gene encoding 1,2-phenylacetyl-CoA epoxidase subunit PaaC, producing the protein MSPTLDDPADLDERERTALETLLKRLGDDEFVLAERYTEWQVRAPSLESDLALANNAQDELGHARLWYDVLADLGFEERDLVYERDPEDFRHSTLVERPFAEGDWADAVLRSYCYDVAEDLRLGALEDSSHPKVADRVGKIRSEEEYHREHAQNWLDRLADGEEGHERLQDALDRLFPHALTLFEPCAPPRGASASGDEPRAVDVEADIVDLGLRDTTLEELGEEWLSIVVPYLESLDLTVPASGRSDADTDEFEFEVTREMLPEARGRDGSHTDAWFDLYDEFTHTYRDLGRSDTTKIMDTPE; encoded by the coding sequence ATGTCGCCGACGCTCGACGATCCCGCCGACCTCGACGAGCGCGAACGCACCGCGCTCGAAACCCTGCTGAAGCGACTGGGCGACGACGAGTTCGTCCTCGCCGAACGGTACACGGAGTGGCAGGTCCGCGCGCCCAGCCTCGAGTCCGACCTCGCGCTGGCGAACAACGCGCAGGACGAACTCGGCCACGCCCGCCTGTGGTACGACGTGCTCGCCGACCTCGGCTTCGAGGAGCGCGACCTGGTGTACGAGCGCGACCCCGAGGACTTCCGGCACAGCACGCTCGTCGAGCGGCCGTTCGCGGAGGGCGACTGGGCCGACGCCGTCCTCCGATCGTACTGCTACGACGTCGCCGAGGACCTCCGTCTCGGGGCGCTGGAAGACTCCTCGCACCCGAAGGTCGCCGATCGCGTCGGCAAGATCCGGAGCGAAGAGGAGTACCACCGCGAACACGCCCAGAACTGGCTCGATCGCCTCGCCGACGGCGAGGAGGGCCACGAACGCCTGCAGGACGCGCTCGATCGGCTGTTCCCGCACGCGCTGACATTGTTCGAACCGTGCGCGCCGCCACGCGGCGCGAGTGCGAGCGGTGATGAACCGCGAGCAGTGGACGTCGAGGCGGACATCGTCGACCTCGGCCTTCGCGACACGACCCTCGAGGAACTGGGCGAGGAGTGGCTGTCGATCGTCGTTCCGTACCTCGAGTCCCTGGATCTCACCGTTCCCGCGAGCGGCCGATCGGACGCGGACACCGACGAGTTCGAGTTCGAAGTTACCCGCGAGATGCTCCCCGAGGCGCGCGGCCGGGACGGTTCCCACACCGACGCGTGGTTCGACCTCTACGACGAGTTCACGCACACGTACCGCGACCTCGGGCGAAGCGACACGACGAAAATCATGGACACCCCAGAATGA
- a CDS encoding ABC transporter ATP-binding protein, producing MSDEPLLSVDRVDAGYGETQVLRDLSLSVEEGEIVSLVGRNGAGKTTTLRTIMGILTPSSGQVTYRGEDVSMLDATTTAQRGVALVPEERRIFPELSVRENLELADHGGASGVDSLSVEAALDTFENLQARAGNPGSSLSGGEQQMLAIARALVGGADLVLLDEPTEGLAPYIVQDVMDIVADLNERGITVLLVEQNVHVCLELADRNYVINQGEIVYEGTSDDLRESEEVLDRYLGVTA from the coding sequence ATGAGCGACGAGCCGTTGCTCTCGGTCGATCGGGTCGACGCGGGGTACGGCGAGACGCAGGTGCTCCGGGACCTGTCGCTGTCGGTCGAGGAAGGCGAAATCGTCTCCCTGGTCGGTCGAAACGGCGCGGGGAAGACGACGACGCTGCGGACTATCATGGGCATCCTCACTCCCTCGAGCGGGCAGGTCACGTACCGTGGCGAGGACGTTTCGATGCTCGACGCGACGACGACGGCACAGCGCGGGGTCGCGCTCGTACCGGAAGAACGACGGATCTTCCCGGAACTCTCGGTCAGGGAGAACCTGGAACTCGCCGACCACGGCGGGGCGTCCGGCGTCGATTCGCTGTCGGTCGAGGCGGCGCTCGACACGTTCGAGAACCTGCAGGCGCGCGCCGGGAACCCCGGGTCGTCGCTGTCGGGGGGCGAACAGCAGATGCTCGCGATCGCGCGCGCCCTCGTCGGCGGTGCCGACCTCGTCCTGCTCGACGAACCGACCGAAGGGCTCGCACCCTACATCGTCCAGGACGTGATGGACATCGTCGCCGACCTCAACGAGCGGGGGATCACCGTCCTGCTCGTCGAACAGAACGTCCACGTCTGCCTCGAACTCGCCGATCGCAACTACGTGATCAACCAGGGCGAGATCGTCTACGAGGGCACCTCGGACGATCTTCGGGAGAGCGAGGAGGTCCTCGACAGGTACCTCGGCGTCACCGCGTAA
- a CDS encoding helix-turn-helix domain-containing protein, which yields MIDECLAVEFRVKNDDCPLAEASQAASVDVEISAQPPQRRSDGYDLLQFSSPTSDRLTAVLDEDERISYLHVSKTDGRNRYRCLSKQPCVVHRLIDGGLIVETLRYRDGAAMIFGAVVGRDVLKGVMEAAGDTVGVKLERVYPLQSEATESPSQRWDLTPAQEECIRTALEMGYFAIPRETTSEEVAAELGISKSAFLERLRRGEAALFRQIYR from the coding sequence ATGATCGACGAATGTCTCGCGGTCGAATTTCGGGTCAAAAACGACGATTGTCCGCTCGCGGAGGCGTCACAGGCGGCTTCCGTCGACGTCGAGATCAGCGCCCAACCGCCACAGCGCCGGAGCGACGGCTACGACCTCCTGCAGTTCAGTTCCCCGACGAGCGATCGGCTGACGGCGGTCTTAGACGAGGACGAACGGATCTCGTATCTGCACGTCTCGAAGACCGACGGTCGGAACCGGTACCGGTGCCTGTCGAAACAGCCCTGCGTCGTCCACCGACTGATCGACGGAGGACTGATCGTCGAGACGCTGCGATACCGGGACGGCGCGGCGATGATCTTCGGCGCGGTCGTCGGCCGAGACGTCCTCAAGGGCGTCATGGAGGCGGCCGGCGACACCGTCGGCGTCAAACTCGAGCGGGTCTATCCGCTCCAGTCCGAAGCGACGGAGTCGCCCAGTCAGCGGTGGGATCTCACGCCGGCCCAGGAGGAGTGCATTCGCACCGCCCTCGAGATGGGGTACTTCGCGATCCCGCGCGAGACGACCTCCGAGGAGGTCGCCGCGGAACTCGGGATCAGCAAGTCGGCGTTTCTCGAGCGACTCCGCCGCGGCGAAGCGGCGCTGTTCCGGCAGATCTACCGGTAG
- the paaE gene encoding 1,2-phenylacetyl-CoA epoxidase subunit PaaE encodes MRRTPDPSVTTSGDDSGAECPYCESTNTVREHPKGPSLCRSMHYCHDCEQPFEKFE; translated from the coding sequence ATGAGACGCACTCCGGATCCCAGCGTGACGACGAGCGGCGACGACAGCGGCGCGGAGTGCCCCTACTGCGAGTCGACCAACACGGTCCGCGAACACCCGAAAGGACCGTCGCTCTGTCGGTCGATGCACTACTGTCACGACTGCGAACAGCCCTTCGAGAAGTTCGAGTAG
- the paaD gene encoding 1,2-phenylacetyl-CoA epoxidase subunit PaaD: MSGESPAPGAKSNFTSDPEVEATPCAYTDYREGETIDDLPATGEDATGVEADVWDALYGIEDPEMPISIVDLGLIYGVTVADGVATVDMTLTYSGCPARDMLTDEVETRVGAVDGVADVDLRLVWSPGWTVEMVTERGKDDLREFGLSI; this comes from the coding sequence ATGAGCGGCGAGAGTCCGGCCCCAGGCGCGAAATCGAACTTCACCTCCGATCCGGAGGTCGAGGCGACGCCCTGCGCGTACACCGACTACCGGGAGGGCGAGACGATCGACGACCTCCCGGCGACGGGCGAGGACGCGACCGGCGTCGAGGCCGACGTGTGGGACGCCCTCTACGGGATCGAGGACCCCGAGATGCCGATCAGCATCGTCGACCTCGGGCTGATCTACGGCGTCACCGTCGCGGACGGCGTCGCGACCGTCGACATGACGCTGACCTACTCGGGCTGTCCGGCCCGGGACATGCTCACCGACGAGGTCGAGACGCGTGTCGGCGCCGTCGACGGCGTCGCCGACGTCGACCTGCGACTGGTGTGGAGTCCGGGCTGGACCGTCGAGATGGTGACCGAACGGGGCAAAGACGATCTGCGGGAGTTCGGGCTGAGCATATGA
- a CDS encoding sodium-dependent transporter has protein sequence MARETWASRIGFILAAVGSAVGLGNIWRFPWMTAENGGSAFLLMYFLIVLGIGVPGLLTAFVIGRRSRRNPVGAFKSLKGSRAWTVLGVLCVVTSIVLISFYSVVGGWILRYFVESFTGAYFADPGAHFETINYGTNAFLYQVAFLGMTALIVMAGVRRGIESATKFMMPGIAVLLVGLAIWASRQPNAIDGYQFYLAFDGAYLADNFLAVLGSAAGQALFTLSIGGGTMLTYASYIDDERSLPFDATMIAGLNLGIGVLAGLVVFPLLFSFAGGPTGGGPGALFVSIAGGFANLPAGRLFGAAFFLVVLLAAITSSISILEIPVAFVVDEFDVERSMATRGLFVLVVVTGALNAFNADVFALFADQLVDLLLTLGLVGFMFYAAWVLGADAIQEYLTGAGSLSRPFASSWRYAIGTVFPTFLLFTFYSDALSLAGYVPSTAAVAIGALVTTVLVVLLVVWSERGVLPGSVEAAD, from the coding sequence ATGGCACGCGAAACCTGGGCGAGTCGGATCGGGTTCATACTGGCGGCGGTCGGAAGCGCCGTCGGACTGGGGAACATCTGGCGGTTCCCGTGGATGACGGCGGAGAACGGCGGGAGCGCGTTTCTGCTGATGTACTTCCTCATCGTGCTCGGTATCGGCGTTCCGGGACTGCTGACGGCGTTCGTCATCGGCCGTCGTTCGAGGCGGAACCCGGTCGGTGCGTTCAAATCACTGAAGGGATCACGCGCGTGGACGGTCCTCGGCGTGCTGTGTGTCGTGACGTCGATCGTGTTGATTTCGTTCTACAGCGTCGTCGGCGGCTGGATCCTCCGCTATTTCGTCGAGAGTTTCACGGGTGCGTACTTCGCCGATCCCGGCGCTCACTTCGAGACGATCAACTACGGCACGAACGCCTTCCTGTACCAGGTCGCGTTTCTCGGAATGACCGCCCTCATCGTGATGGCCGGCGTGAGAAGAGGCATCGAGTCGGCGACGAAGTTCATGATGCCGGGCATCGCAGTCCTGCTCGTCGGCCTGGCGATCTGGGCCTCTCGACAGCCGAACGCGATCGACGGCTACCAGTTCTACCTGGCGTTCGACGGGGCGTACCTCGCCGACAACTTCCTCGCAGTTCTCGGTTCGGCCGCCGGCCAGGCGCTCTTTACGCTCTCGATCGGCGGCGGGACGATGCTCACGTACGCGTCGTATATCGACGACGAGCGATCGCTTCCGTTCGACGCGACGATGATCGCCGGCCTCAACCTCGGTATCGGGGTCCTGGCGGGACTCGTCGTGTTTCCGCTCCTCTTTTCGTTCGCCGGGGGACCGACGGGTGGCGGACCCGGTGCGCTCTTCGTGAGCATCGCCGGTGGCTTCGCCAATCTCCCCGCGGGACGACTCTTCGGGGCGGCGTTCTTCCTCGTCGTCCTGCTCGCTGCCATCACCAGTTCGATAAGCATCCTGGAGATTCCCGTCGCCTTCGTCGTCGACGAATTCGACGTCGAGCGATCGATGGCGACCCGGGGACTGTTCGTTCTGGTCGTGGTCACGGGTGCCCTGAACGCCTTCAACGCGGACGTGTTCGCGCTCTTTGCCGACCAGCTCGTGGACCTCCTGCTGACGCTCGGTCTGGTCGGGTTCATGTTCTACGCGGCGTGGGTGCTCGGAGCGGACGCCATCCAGGAGTATCTCACCGGCGCAGGATCGCTCTCCCGACCGTTCGCCAGTTCGTGGCGGTACGCGATCGGAACGGTGTTCCCGACGTTCCTCCTCTTTACGTTCTACTCCGACGCGCTGAGCCTGGCAGGGTACGTACCGAGTACGGCCGCGGTTGCGATCGGTGCCCTCGTAACGACCGTTCTGGTCGTCCTGCTCGTGGTCTGGTCGGAACGGGGCGTCCTCCCCGGGAGCGTCGAAGCCGCGGACTGA
- a CDS encoding IclR family transcriptional regulator, whose product MEDSPRSNRPVTTTESSIRILERLQRDPGRTLDELTDELDLARSTIHRHLLTLEDNDLLVREDGRFYLGLRFLDFGISARNRVPFFDVGRRQVDRLAEETGEKVWLVAKEGDFSVHLYKASGESPLRTSARVGQRRYLHQLAAGKAILASLDDDEFQAIVDRQGLLQMTEHTITDVDELREELDAIRERGYAFNTGESIEGLNAVGAPIRDEDGTPIGGISISGPANRVKGDYLKTELPDKLLAAIDEIHINLRYSSTR is encoded by the coding sequence ATGGAAGACAGCCCTCGATCGAATCGCCCGGTCACGACGACCGAGTCGTCCATCCGAATCCTCGAACGACTCCAGCGCGATCCCGGGCGGACGCTCGACGAGTTGACCGACGAGCTAGATCTCGCCCGCAGCACGATTCATCGACACCTCCTCACGCTCGAGGACAACGACCTGCTCGTCAGAGAGGACGGGCGGTTCTACCTGGGCCTCCGGTTTCTCGACTTCGGGATCAGCGCTCGCAACCGCGTCCCGTTCTTCGACGTCGGACGGCGGCAGGTCGATCGGCTGGCCGAAGAGACCGGCGAGAAGGTCTGGCTCGTCGCGAAGGAGGGTGATTTCAGCGTGCACCTCTACAAAGCGTCGGGTGAGAGCCCCCTCCGGACGTCCGCCCGCGTCGGACAGCGTCGGTATCTCCACCAGCTCGCCGCCGGCAAGGCCATACTGGCGTCTCTCGACGACGACGAATTCCAGGCCATCGTCGATCGACAGGGACTGTTGCAGATGACGGAGCACACCATCACCGACGTGGACGAACTCCGCGAGGAACTGGACGCGATCCGGGAGCGGGGCTACGCGTTCAACACCGGCGAGTCGATCGAGGGGCTGAACGCGGTCGGTGCACCGATCCGGGACGAAGACGGGACGCCGATCGGCGGAATCAGCATCTCTGGACCTGCAAACCGGGTGAAAGGTGACTACCTGAAAACCGAACTGCCGGACAAACTGCTCGCGGCGATCGACGAGATACACATCAATCTCAGATACAGTTCGACGCGGTAA
- a CDS encoding PaaI family thioesterase: MDIEAFFEGMPFASLLGIDVTECADGHAEGRLEMTEELSWNEEELMAHGGVTFTLADTVGGAALVSLVDQPVPTIDMRIDYLSAGTGDLYAEADVVRCGNDVGVVDVDVYATEDGETPSESREDGEAVGTHIADARGVYKTG; the protein is encoded by the coding sequence ATGGACATCGAAGCCTTCTTCGAAGGCATGCCGTTCGCATCCTTGCTCGGAATCGACGTGACGGAGTGTGCCGACGGCCACGCCGAGGGGCGCCTGGAGATGACGGAGGAACTCTCGTGGAACGAGGAGGAGTTGATGGCCCACGGTGGCGTCACCTTCACGCTCGCGGACACCGTCGGCGGGGCCGCGCTGGTCTCGCTGGTCGACCAGCCCGTGCCGACGATCGACATGCGGATCGACTACCTCAGCGCCGGAACGGGTGACCTCTACGCGGAGGCCGACGTCGTCCGCTGCGGGAACGACGTCGGCGTCGTCGACGTCGACGTCTACGCCACCGAAGACGGCGAGACTCCGTCGGAGTCTCGGGAAGACGGCGAAGCCGTCGGTACCCACATCGCCGACGCACGCGGCGTTTACAAGACCGGGTGA
- the paaI gene encoding hydroxyphenylacetyl-CoA thioesterase PaaI — MTDTEAIRSHIESDPYCETLGIDLVDLEPGRARTRLEITDDLTNFHGTPHGGAIYSLADAAFAAASNSYGETAVALETNVSYLDAVDVGTVLTATAEETHDGGRTAEFEVVVTDDGDDRVATFRGRVYKP, encoded by the coding sequence ATGACAGACACCGAGGCCATCCGCAGCCACATCGAGAGCGACCCCTACTGCGAGACGCTCGGGATCGACCTCGTCGACCTCGAACCGGGACGTGCGCGGACGCGACTCGAGATCACCGACGACCTGACGAACTTCCACGGAACGCCCCACGGCGGTGCGATCTACTCGCTCGCCGACGCCGCGTTCGCCGCCGCCTCGAACTCGTACGGGGAGACGGCGGTCGCCCTCGAGACGAACGTCTCCTACCTCGACGCCGTCGACGTCGGAACCGTCCTCACGGCGACCGCCGAGGAGACCCACGACGGCGGCCGCACCGCCGAGTTCGAGGTCGTCGTCACCGACGACGGGGACGATCGGGTCGCGACGTTCCGCGGTCGCGTCTACAAGCCGTGA